A window of the Cicer arietinum cultivar CDC Frontier isolate Library 1 chromosome 6, Cicar.CDCFrontier_v2.0, whole genome shotgun sequence genome harbors these coding sequences:
- the LOC101500365 gene encoding uncharacterized protein — MTNISQIYKRRRTYMKNLKIPIVDMQHLLKLLEAEKYACWSRIHKDSNVVRDMFWIHSDSITLLNMFPLVLIMDITYKTNKYKLPLFEIVGVTSTELTFNIAFAYMECERREIF, encoded by the coding sequence ATGACTAATATCTCTCAAATTTATAAGCGGCGACGCACATacatgaaaaatttgaaaataccCATAGTTGACATGCAACATctgttgaagttacttgaagctgagaaatatGCTTGTTGGAGTAGGATTCATAAagactccaacgttgtgagggaCATGTTTTGGATACACTCAGATTCCATAACTTTGTTGAACATGTTTcctcttgtattgatcatggatatcacctacaaaaccaataagTATAAGTTaccattgtttgaaattgttggtgtaacttcaactgAATTGACATTCAACATTGCATTTGCTTACATGGAGTGTGAACGTCGAGAAATTTTTTGA